Proteins encoded within one genomic window of Thermomicrobiales bacterium:
- a CDS encoding GNAT family N-acetyltransferase, with product MNRTLPSTSTDRPYLTAYDGAARIYAENFAALLSIVQPVETRPFPPGIWQHFPNRRKWYRTTDEFYVLQGNPEAVLEAIRAAGAGPDLVIDVIGSDPEQDDPVYQRAGFHCDDVEVLMDRPITSADADRPDDPRVVATLTDRQIEKLAESWNSGRTANGYQPIRAAHNTAPGLVQRFIEIDGEAAAYGRAMIVDGEALLTDVNAFPGFRRRGLGRAIMESLHSGLARAGATRVVLTATEMGLPLYEQLGYRTLAQDWIYVPRESS from the coding sequence ATGAATCGCACGCTGCCCTCCACCAGTACTGATCGCCCATATCTCACGGCCTACGATGGCGCTGCTCGCATCTATGCCGAGAACTTCGCGGCGCTGCTTTCGATCGTCCAGCCGGTCGAGACCCGCCCATTCCCGCCTGGCATCTGGCAGCACTTTCCCAACCGGCGCAAGTGGTATCGCACGACCGATGAGTTCTATGTGCTACAGGGCAATCCCGAGGCCGTGCTCGAGGCCATTCGCGCCGCCGGAGCCGGTCCCGACCTCGTCATCGATGTGATCGGTTCCGACCCGGAGCAGGACGATCCCGTCTATCAGCGCGCCGGCTTTCATTGCGATGACGTCGAGGTTCTGATGGACCGGCCCATCACCTCCGCGGACGCCGATCGTCCGGATGATCCGCGCGTCGTCGCAACGCTCACCGACAGGCAGATCGAGAAGCTGGCCGAATCCTGGAACAGCGGCCGAACTGCCAACGGCTATCAGCCCATCCGCGCGGCGCACAACACCGCTCCAGGATTGGTGCAACGGTTCATCGAAATCGACGGCGAAGCCGCCGCGTATGGCCGCGCCATGATCGTCGACGGCGAAGCATTGCTCACCGATGTCAACGCCTTTCCCGGATTTCGCCGCAGAGGGCTCGGCCGCGCCATCATGGAGTCGCTGCACAGCGGCCTGGCGCGTGCGGGGGCAACCCGGGTGGTCCTCACCGCGACGGAAATGGGGTTGCCACTCTATGAGCAACTTGGTTACCGCACGCTCGCGCAGGACTGGATCTACGTTCCGCGCGAATCGTCGTAG